A window of Haloarchaeobius litoreus contains these coding sequences:
- a CDS encoding branched-chain amino acid ABC transporter permease — protein MIPLVSLVDALLHFLDPSVLARVLFDGLAKASLYVMIAAGLTLIFGLMGVLNFAHGSLTAIGAYLGGLVMVTFAASATGNVGRIALFFVAIVVVFALLTAFGGAMEVTLIRPLYDRPPLYQILLTFGVTLVLEELLRMVLLFYDIQPSTDWLAAQGTRPDIISKTHDVFGLGVEGLEVFQILLGIVITAGVWLFLTRTRYGLYIRAGSEDGEMAQALGVNVHQAFTVVFGVGVGITGVAGALLMWDSAWAASIDLGAEVLLPAFVVVIVGGLGTFRGTVVAGLLVGLVDAFTTELFTSDIVGFSALPELFIFLILVGTLVLRPQGLFGVEEVGGH, from the coding sequence GTGATCCCGCTCGTCTCGCTCGTCGACGCACTCCTGCACTTCCTCGACCCGTCGGTGCTCGCGCGGGTGCTGTTCGACGGGCTCGCGAAGGCGTCGCTCTACGTGATGATAGCCGCCGGGCTGACGCTCATCTTCGGCCTGATGGGCGTGCTCAACTTCGCACACGGCTCGCTGACCGCCATCGGGGCCTACCTCGGCGGACTCGTGATGGTTACCTTCGCGGCGAGTGCGACCGGCAACGTCGGCCGTATCGCGCTCTTTTTCGTCGCCATCGTCGTCGTGTTCGCGCTGCTGACGGCGTTCGGTGGCGCGATGGAGGTGACGCTCATCAGGCCGCTGTACGACCGGCCGCCGCTGTACCAGATACTGCTGACGTTCGGCGTCACGCTCGTGCTGGAGGAACTCCTTCGGATGGTGCTGCTGTTCTACGACATCCAGCCGTCGACCGACTGGCTGGCCGCACAGGGAACCCGTCCGGATATCATCTCGAAGACCCACGACGTGTTCGGCCTTGGCGTCGAGGGGCTGGAGGTGTTCCAGATACTGCTCGGCATCGTCATCACCGCCGGCGTCTGGCTGTTCCTCACCCGGACCCGGTACGGTCTCTACATCCGTGCCGGCAGCGAGGACGGCGAGATGGCCCAGGCCCTCGGCGTGAACGTCCACCAGGCGTTCACCGTCGTCTTCGGCGTGGGCGTCGGCATCACCGGCGTCGCCGGTGCACTGTTGATGTGGGACAGCGCCTGGGCGGCGAGCATCGACCTCGGTGCGGAGGTGCTGCTGCCCGCGTTCGTGGTCGTCATCGTCGGCGGCCTCGGCACGTTCCGGGGCACCGTCGTCGCCGGGCTGCTGGTCGGTCTCGTCGACGCGTTCACGACGGAGCTGTTCACCAGCGACATCGTGGGCTTCTCCGCGCTGCCGGAGCTGTTCATCTTCCTCATCCTCGTGGGCACGCTCGTGCTGCGTCCGCAGGGCCTGTTCGGCGTCGAGGAGGTGGGTGGCCATTAG
- a CDS encoding ABC transporter ATP-binding protein, translating to MSHLLELDDVHTYYGESHILEGVSLHVDPGETVALVGRNGVGKTTTLRTALQLTPPRDGTVTFDGEDVTGRQTHDVAQAGMGWIPEDRRMFSQLTVEENIEVAVKDGEGVVRHLDRAFEAFPDLREFRQRKAGNLSGGQQQMVAIARGLVGENELLLVDEPSEGLAPQIVEDVANALRAVASDASLLLVEQNFPLAMDLADRFYLMDHGEVVHSDTTEGVSADDEEIRRYLT from the coding sequence GTGAGCCACCTGCTCGAACTCGACGACGTGCACACGTACTACGGCGAGAGCCACATCCTCGAAGGCGTCTCGCTGCACGTCGACCCGGGCGAGACGGTCGCGCTCGTCGGCCGCAACGGCGTCGGCAAGACGACGACGCTGCGGACCGCACTCCAGCTGACCCCGCCGCGTGACGGCACCGTCACCTTCGACGGCGAGGACGTGACCGGCCGGCAGACCCACGACGTCGCACAGGCCGGCATGGGCTGGATTCCGGAGGACCGACGCATGTTCTCCCAGCTCACCGTCGAGGAGAACATCGAGGTCGCCGTGAAAGACGGCGAGGGCGTCGTCAGACACCTCGACCGTGCGTTCGAGGCGTTCCCCGACCTCCGCGAGTTCCGGCAGCGCAAGGCCGGCAACCTCTCCGGTGGTCAGCAGCAGATGGTCGCCATCGCCCGCGGCCTCGTCGGCGAGAACGAGCTGCTGCTCGTCGACGAGCCCAGCGAGGGGCTCGCACCCCAGATCGTCGAGGACGTGGCGAACGCGCTGCGTGCGGTCGCCAGCGACGCCTCGTTGCTGCTCGTCGAGCAGAACTTCCCGCTCGCGATGGACCTGGCGGACCGGTTCTACCTGATGGACCACGGCGAGGTCGTCCACTCGGACACGACCGAGGGCGTCAGCGCCGACGACGAGGAGATACGGAGGTACCTGACGTGA
- a CDS encoding ABC transporter ATP-binding protein yields the protein MADQVLRTDGLTKHFGGITAVDGVSFGLDSDECCALIGPNGAGKTTFFNLLTGELEPSEGSVEFHDDDGWHDLTGLAPHETASAGLHRSYQITNLFPTTTVRENVRVAAQAHGDATTRFWRNVGAFPEYVDEAETILERVGLAAKADDIAQNLSHGEKRQLELGVALAGDPDVLLLDEPAAGVSSESVDEVVDLIRNVATDHAVLLVEHNMDVVMDLADRIAVLHQGELIADGPPTEVRDDDAVQEAYLGGYDPDAPTAGDDSGDGSGATGEDGGGVA from the coding sequence ATGGCGGACCAGGTGTTACGCACCGACGGGCTGACGAAGCACTTCGGCGGCATCACCGCCGTCGACGGTGTCTCGTTCGGCCTCGACAGCGACGAGTGCTGCGCGCTCATCGGCCCGAACGGGGCGGGGAAGACGACGTTCTTCAACCTGCTCACCGGCGAGCTCGAACCCAGCGAGGGCAGCGTCGAGTTCCACGACGACGACGGGTGGCACGACCTGACCGGGCTCGCACCGCACGAGACGGCGAGCGCCGGCCTCCACCGGTCGTACCAGATAACCAACCTGTTCCCGACGACGACGGTCCGCGAGAACGTCCGCGTCGCGGCACAGGCCCACGGCGACGCAACGACGCGCTTCTGGCGCAACGTCGGCGCGTTCCCGGAGTACGTCGACGAGGCCGAAACCATCCTCGAACGGGTGGGGCTGGCGGCGAAGGCAGACGACATCGCACAGAACCTCAGCCACGGCGAGAAGCGCCAGCTGGAGCTCGGTGTCGCACTCGCGGGCGACCCCGACGTGCTGTTGCTCGACGAGCCGGCGGCGGGCGTCTCCTCCGAGAGCGTCGACGAGGTCGTCGACCTCATCCGGAACGTGGCGACCGACCACGCCGTCCTGCTCGTCGAGCACAACATGGACGTCGTGATGGACCTCGCCGACCGCATCGCCGTCCTGCACCAGGGCGAACTTATCGCCGACGGCCCGCCGACCGAGGTGCGCGACGACGACGCCGTGCAGGAGGCGTACCTCGGCGGCTACGACCCCGACGCGCCGACCGCCGGCGACGACAGCGGTGACGGGAGCGGAGCGACGGGCGAGGACGGAGGTGGCGTCGCGTGA
- a CDS encoding ABC transporter substrate-binding protein produces MMATLGALSSGALAGCTSGGDGNGTETQNTATDGGTTNGGGQQTTTQADVSASGTVKVGIMQPMSGDLQYYGMQSIWGFLSGLAYRTDSDPLTDVQTGTRTIDDGDVTWELIFKDTQFSADVAQTAATDLVQQDGVDVLFGCSSSGSATRVAQTVVNTSGVDIPFIAGPAASADITANGETCSDQVFRANENTAMDARSGGTYAAQETDIQRVFLMGADYSFGRAVVNNYRTVLENNGIEIVGERFVPQGYSEFEGLFEAAVDANADAVVPGFTVATLPNFMTTAAGYDMRVFGGFATEITNAVVGQVLTNLLGEPLTAEKIRDSRIGPFTTRYHWNQYSNDINTAFVDMYTSAYGKVPDLFTSGTFTAASSLHQAVQASGSTEGIDIAGSMRGMTVADTPKGADAYTYQEYNNQARSEVTVAYPVPTSDEWADNWGASIMPGEPVARVGKDQTTIPADDPGMGCDL; encoded by the coding sequence ATGATGGCCACGTTGGGTGCACTCAGTTCCGGCGCGCTGGCCGGGTGTACGAGTGGTGGAGACGGCAACGGCACGGAGACGCAGAACACAGCCACGGACGGGGGAACGACGAACGGTGGTGGACAGCAGACCACGACCCAGGCGGACGTGTCTGCCTCGGGGACTGTCAAGGTCGGCATCATGCAGCCGATGTCCGGCGACCTCCAGTACTACGGGATGCAGTCCATCTGGGGCTTCCTCTCGGGGCTGGCCTACCGGACGGACTCCGACCCGCTGACCGACGTCCAGACCGGGACGCGGACCATCGACGACGGCGACGTGACCTGGGAGCTCATCTTCAAGGACACGCAGTTCTCGGCGGACGTGGCACAGACGGCAGCGACCGACCTCGTGCAGCAGGACGGAGTCGACGTGCTCTTCGGCTGCTCCTCGTCGGGGTCGGCGACGCGCGTCGCACAGACCGTCGTGAACACGTCGGGGGTCGACATCCCGTTCATCGCGGGGCCGGCGGCCTCGGCCGACATCACGGCGAACGGCGAGACCTGCTCGGATCAGGTGTTCCGCGCCAACGAGAACACGGCGATGGACGCCCGCTCCGGCGGCACGTACGCCGCACAGGAGACGGACATCCAGCGCGTGTTCCTGATGGGTGCGGACTACTCGTTCGGTCGCGCCGTCGTGAACAACTACCGCACGGTGCTGGAGAACAACGGCATCGAGATCGTCGGCGAACGGTTCGTCCCGCAGGGGTACTCCGAGTTCGAGGGGCTGTTCGAGGCCGCGGTGGACGCGAACGCCGACGCGGTCGTCCCCGGCTTCACGGTCGCCACGCTGCCGAACTTCATGACGACCGCGGCGGGCTACGACATGCGAGTCTTCGGCGGCTTCGCCACGGAGATCACGAACGCGGTCGTCGGGCAGGTCCTGACGAACCTGCTCGGCGAGCCGCTGACCGCAGAGAAGATCCGCGACTCGCGCATCGGGCCGTTCACGACCCGGTACCACTGGAACCAGTACAGCAACGACATCAACACCGCGTTCGTCGACATGTACACGAGCGCCTACGGGAAGGTGCCGGACCTGTTCACCTCGGGGACGTTCACCGCGGCCTCCTCGCTACACCAGGCGGTGCAGGCCTCGGGCTCGACCGAGGGCATCGACATCGCGGGTTCGATGCGCGGGATGACGGTCGCGGACACCCCGAAGGGAGCGGACGCGTACACCTACCAGGAGTACAACAACCAGGCGCGCTCCGAGGTGACCGTCGCGTACCCCGTGCCGACGAGCGACGAGTGGGCCGACAACTGGGGAGCCAGCATCATGCCCGGCGAGCCCGTCGCCCGCGTCGGCAAGGACCAGACGACCATCCCGGCCGACGACCCCGGGATGGGCTGCGACCTGTAG
- a CDS encoding helix-turn-helix domain-containing protein, translated as MIDLSVDMQQYDCPFIDTTTDHDVAFAAAHWEFHPVAEELECRMVVEGADRGALDNGLHALQEHDHMHEIDLLAKRDDVAHLKTVMGQTDAMETIRRNDGYITGPFYIEDGSEMWHVGFDDEGRADGTLSELEKANEFDVVERDSVTLPSMNDIVQNAGAAMTLIGGCRDLSDVERTTLETAANEGYFESPRETTLGDLADEFGVSKPAVSKNLRRGQQKMVERVVDALSELDD; from the coding sequence ATGATAGATCTCTCGGTGGACATGCAGCAGTACGACTGCCCGTTCATCGACACCACCACCGACCACGACGTGGCGTTCGCAGCGGCGCACTGGGAGTTCCACCCGGTCGCGGAGGAGCTCGAATGCCGCATGGTCGTCGAAGGGGCAGACAGGGGGGCGCTCGACAACGGGTTGCACGCGCTGCAGGAGCACGACCACATGCACGAGATCGACCTGCTGGCCAAGCGTGACGACGTGGCGCACCTGAAGACGGTGATGGGTCAGACCGACGCCATGGAGACGATTCGGCGCAACGACGGCTACATCACGGGCCCGTTCTACATCGAGGACGGCAGCGAGATGTGGCACGTCGGCTTCGACGACGAGGGACGCGCCGACGGCACGCTCTCGGAGCTGGAGAAGGCGAACGAGTTCGACGTGGTCGAGCGCGACTCGGTCACGCTGCCGTCGATGAACGACATCGTCCAGAACGCGGGCGCGGCGATGACGCTCATCGGCGGCTGTCGCGACCTCTCGGACGTGGAGCGCACCACGCTGGAGACGGCGGCGAACGAGGGCTACTTCGAGAGCCCGCGGGAGACGACGCTGGGCGACCTCGCCGACGAGTTCGGCGTCTCGAAACCCGCCGTCTCGAAGAACCTGCGGCGCGGTCAGCAGAAGATGGTCGAACGGGTCGTCGACGCGCTCTCCGAACTCGACGACTGA
- a CDS encoding AMP-binding protein — MGSSGDDGTAGGTDGRDGTGSTAGQRAGGWVGAWSERRASLSPDRVGLRDATTGEAYTYAELDRRANRVARLLRRYGVDAEDAETMPNVGGAGRATPGEGDPGDVTVGGRVAVVSRNRPELVDLFFATGKTGGVLAPLSHRLAPRELGELLSDVAPSLLVVEEPFEDLIADALDHDACDYDGPVLGLGEMGHESFEEALPGDDSPVEPAGVDEDHAHMFLHTGGSTGTPKETVLTHGTIAWNSVNTITAWGLRPEDVTPMVFPMFHTGGWNVITVPLFHLGAEVVIAREFDQSEVLSIVDERDATLLVAVPAVLRMMTQADGWDDADLSTLRFVKSGGGPCRASVMQAWWDRGVDLSQGYGLTECGPNNFTMPTNWPHEKADSVGVPAMHVDVRIVDDEGNPVDPGTVGELELASPHAAAGYWHAPEETEATFGQGWVSTGDLARRDDAGYVYIEGRKKNMFVSGGENVYPAAVEDVVSGHPKVDEVVVVPVPDEQWGQVGKAVVEGDDSLTLEELTAFLDGKLARFKRPRHLAFVDEMPTSGPSKVDREGIAREFGGE; from the coding sequence ATGGGTAGTTCGGGGGACGACGGGACAGCCGGCGGGACCGACGGCCGGGATGGAACGGGCTCGACCGCCGGACAGCGGGCAGGCGGCTGGGTCGGTGCCTGGTCCGAGCGGCGGGCGTCGCTCTCTCCGGATCGCGTCGGACTGCGTGACGCGACGACGGGCGAGGCGTACACCTACGCGGAACTCGACCGACGGGCGAACCGCGTCGCACGGCTCCTCCGGCGGTACGGCGTCGACGCCGAGGATGCGGAGACGATGCCGAACGTCGGCGGGGCCGGGCGGGCGACCCCGGGCGAGGGCGACCCCGGAGACGTGACTGTCGGCGGCCGGGTCGCCGTCGTCTCGCGGAACCGACCGGAGCTCGTCGACCTGTTCTTCGCGACGGGCAAGACCGGCGGCGTGCTCGCGCCGCTGTCGCACCGGCTCGCCCCGCGCGAACTGGGTGAACTGCTCTCGGACGTGGCCCCGTCGCTGCTCGTCGTCGAGGAGCCGTTCGAGGACCTGATTGCCGACGCGCTGGACCACGACGCCTGCGACTACGACGGCCCGGTGCTCGGACTGGGCGAGATGGGTCACGAGTCCTTCGAGGAGGCATTGCCCGGGGACGACTCGCCGGTCGAGCCGGCGGGCGTCGACGAGGACCACGCCCACATGTTCCTGCACACGGGCGGCTCGACCGGGACGCCGAAGGAGACGGTGCTCACGCACGGCACCATCGCCTGGAACTCGGTCAACACCATCACTGCGTGGGGACTCCGCCCGGAGGACGTGACGCCGATGGTGTTCCCGATGTTCCACACGGGCGGCTGGAACGTCATCACCGTCCCGCTGTTTCACCTCGGGGCTGAGGTCGTCATCGCGCGCGAGTTCGACCAGAGCGAGGTGCTCTCCATCGTCGATGAACGGGATGCCACACTGCTCGTCGCGGTCCCCGCCGTCCTGCGGATGATGACGCAGGCCGACGGCTGGGACGACGCCGACCTCTCGACGCTCCGGTTCGTCAAGTCGGGCGGCGGCCCCTGCCGGGCGTCGGTCATGCAGGCGTGGTGGGACCGGGGCGTCGATCTCTCGCAGGGCTACGGGCTCACGGAGTGCGGGCCGAACAACTTCACGATGCCGACCAACTGGCCCCACGAGAAGGCCGACAGCGTCGGCGTCCCCGCGATGCACGTCGACGTGCGCATCGTCGACGACGAGGGGAACCCCGTCGACCCGGGCACCGTCGGCGAGCTCGAACTCGCCAGCCCGCACGCCGCAGCGGGCTACTGGCACGCGCCCGAGGAGACCGAGGCGACGTTCGGGCAGGGGTGGGTGTCGACAGGCGACCTCGCCCGCCGCGACGACGCGGGCTACGTCTACATCGAGGGCCGCAAGAAGAACATGTTCGTCTCCGGCGGCGAGAACGTCTACCCTGCCGCGGTGGAGGACGTCGTCTCCGGGCACCCGAAGGTCGACGAGGTCGTCGTCGTCCCCGTCCCGGACGAGCAGTGGGGGCAGGTCGGCAAGGCCGTCGTGGAGGGCGACGACTCCCTGACCCTCGAGGAGCTGACCGCGTTCCTCGACGGCAAGCTCGCCCGATTCAAACGCCCGCGCCACCTCGCGTTCGTCGACGAGATGCCCACGTCGGGCCCGTCGAAGGTCGACCGCGAGGGCATCGCGCGGGAGTTCGGCGGGGAGTAG
- a CDS encoding alpha/beta fold hydrolase: MPTVDNDGVTISYDVDGPQDAPVVAFCEGLGYARWMWRFQRERLDDYRTVAFDNRGTGESEVPEDPEAYSIDAFASDLEAVLDAENIDEAHVVGASMGGMTAQQYARDHDRAVSLTLLCTSHGGEDAVETPPETQEYMFDVPEEYDEREAIRYKMTPAMTGEFAAENEELVERIVDWRLDSDAPEAARNAQAGAVAAFDSTPWLDELTLPTLVLHGTDDRVLPVANGERLAAALPNAELELYEGGSHLFFIESADDVTANIRGHVTVHAGDAHAGVEAHDG, from the coding sequence ATGCCGACCGTGGACAACGACGGGGTGACTATCTCCTACGACGTGGACGGACCGCAGGACGCGCCGGTGGTGGCCTTCTGCGAGGGACTGGGCTACGCGCGCTGGATGTGGCGGTTCCAGCGCGAGCGACTGGACGACTACCGGACCGTCGCCTTCGACAACCGGGGGACGGGCGAGTCCGAGGTGCCCGAAGACCCGGAGGCGTACAGCATCGACGCGTTCGCCAGCGACCTCGAGGCGGTCCTCGACGCCGAGAACATCGACGAGGCGCACGTCGTCGGCGCGAGCATGGGCGGGATGACCGCCCAGCAGTACGCCCGGGACCACGACCGCGCCGTCTCGTTGACCCTGCTCTGTACCTCCCACGGCGGCGAGGACGCCGTCGAGACCCCCCCGGAGACACAGGAGTACATGTTCGACGTGCCCGAGGAGTACGACGAACGCGAGGCCATCCGCTACAAGATGACGCCCGCGATGACCGGGGAGTTCGCCGCGGAGAACGAGGAACTCGTCGAGCGGATCGTCGACTGGCGGCTCGACTCCGACGCGCCGGAGGCCGCACGGAACGCCCAGGCCGGCGCGGTCGCGGCCTTCGACAGCACGCCGTGGCTCGACGAGCTGACGCTGCCGACGCTGGTGCTCCACGGCACCGACGACCGCGTGCTTCCGGTCGCAAACGGCGAGCGGCTGGCCGCGGCGCTCCCGAACGCCGAACTCGAGCTGTACGAGGGGGGCTCGCACCTGTTCTTCATCGAGTCCGCGGACGACGTGACGGCGAACATCCGGGGACACGTGACGGTACACGCCGGCGACGCGCACGCGGGTGTGGAGGCACACGATGGGTAG
- a CDS encoding MaoC family dehydratase produces MTVATVGDSATVRMTVSTDEIEDYAALVGDDNPLHVDDGYAAETMFEGRIAHGMLPAGLVSAALADLPGDVVYVSQDLEFRAPVRPGDTVEATVEVVEDLGEGQLRVSTTAEVDGTTVLGGEAVVLSLAHEPAEGSCEAEAGAD; encoded by the coding sequence ATGACAGTCGCGACGGTGGGGGACTCCGCCACGGTACGCATGACGGTATCGACCGACGAGATCGAGGACTACGCCGCGCTCGTCGGCGACGACAACCCGCTCCACGTGGACGACGGCTACGCCGCCGAGACGATGTTCGAGGGCCGCATCGCCCACGGGATGCTCCCTGCCGGCCTCGTCAGCGCCGCACTCGCCGACCTCCCCGGCGACGTGGTGTACGTCTCGCAGGACCTCGAGTTCCGCGCGCCGGTCCGCCCCGGCGACACCGTCGAGGCGACGGTCGAGGTCGTCGAGGACCTCGGCGAGGGCCAGCTCCGGGTCAGCACCACCGCCGAAGTCGACGGCACGACCGTCCTCGGCGGCGAGGCCGTCGTCCTCTCGCTCGCCCACGAGCCCGCCGAGGGCAGCTGCGAGGCCGAAGCCGGCGCGGACTGA
- a CDS encoding DNA primase large subunit PriL (p41; involved in priming for DNA replication; forms a heterodimer of small and large subunit (Pfup41 and Pfup46); primase from Pyrococcus furiosus uses deoxyribonucleotides as a substrate and can synthesize long DNA strands in vitro which means it may be involved in both de novo primer synthesis and elongation; enzyme from Sulfolobus solfataricus has higher affinity for ribonucleotides and also possesses 3'-terminal nucleotidyl transferase activity; priming is stimulated by thymine-rich synthetic bubbles): protein MERLHARYPFFAAAREAVDAAAVDLGELVARPDEPAVDRAVDRVVSALTDHTIGEPHGDDRIELLSYPVARVVVSLVDDPVVTRTYAKAEAATAHERVLADLDDGDGLKFTSNDTDLTVERLLAEFDLDDDVVPTDDGYEVAVTRYLRLAGDLDDPDWRLPRRSLADGQVPVTHDELLELLRAAIEERVAAGLPFAVPDAIAEHLDHAVAAVEDVLSDPAIPTEFESVEPAAFPPCMDALLERARDGEELPDHSWLVLLSFCATVGMHAEEVVAIVDPDDETVAERIRYGIERVATSEGEIAYPPVSCATMQTYGDCVNKDETCETIAHPLSYYEARLAADD from the coding sequence ATGGAGCGTCTCCACGCCCGGTACCCGTTCTTCGCGGCCGCCCGCGAGGCGGTCGACGCGGCGGCGGTCGACCTCGGCGAGCTGGTCGCCCGGCCCGACGAGCCGGCGGTCGACCGTGCCGTCGACCGGGTCGTGTCCGCGCTCACCGACCACACCATCGGCGAGCCCCACGGCGACGACCGCATCGAGCTGCTGTCGTACCCGGTCGCACGTGTCGTCGTCTCGCTGGTGGACGACCCGGTGGTCACCCGGACGTACGCGAAGGCGGAGGCCGCGACCGCCCACGAACGGGTGCTCGCGGACCTGGACGACGGGGACGGACTCAAGTTCACCAGCAACGACACCGACCTCACGGTCGAGCGGCTCCTCGCGGAGTTCGACCTCGACGACGACGTGGTGCCGACCGACGACGGCTACGAGGTCGCTGTCACGCGGTACCTGCGGCTCGCGGGCGACCTCGACGACCCGGACTGGCGGCTCCCACGGCGGAGCCTCGCCGACGGCCAGGTGCCGGTCACCCACGACGAACTGCTCGAACTGCTTCGGGCCGCCATCGAGGAGCGCGTCGCCGCCGGGCTGCCGTTCGCCGTGCCCGACGCCATCGCCGAGCACCTCGACCACGCCGTCGCCGCCGTCGAGGACGTGCTCTCGGACCCGGCCATCCCGACCGAGTTCGAGTCCGTCGAGCCGGCGGCGTTCCCGCCGTGCATGGACGCGCTGCTCGAGCGGGCCCGCGACGGCGAGGAACTGCCCGACCACTCGTGGCTCGTCCTGCTGTCGTTCTGTGCGACGGTCGGGATGCACGCCGAGGAGGTCGTCGCCATCGTCGACCCGGACGACGAGACGGTCGCCGAGCGCATCCGCTACGGGATCGAGCGCGTCGCGACGTCGGAGGGCGAGATCGCGTACCCACCGGTGTCGTGTGCAACGATGCAGACGTACGGCGACTGCGTGAACAAGGACGAGACCTGCGAGACCATCGCGCACCCGCTGTCGTACTACGAGGCACGACTCGCGGCCGACGACTGA
- a CDS encoding DUF7472 family protein: protein MDADTVKEVVVAGASVLAVIAAMAYVGMAYGNDTGVLSTQGGQMLAYAIAGFVVLMTIVGYTRQYWLDLDDDE from the coding sequence ATGGACGCTGATACCGTCAAGGAGGTCGTGGTCGCCGGCGCCTCTGTCCTGGCCGTCATCGCCGCCATGGCCTACGTCGGGATGGCCTACGGGAACGACACGGGTGTGTTGAGTACCCAGGGAGGCCAGATGCTCGCCTACGCCATCGCCGGCTTCGTCGTCCTGATGACCATCGTCGGCTACACGCGCCAGTACTGGCTCGACCTCGACGACGACGAGTAA
- a CDS encoding iron transporter, giving the protein MHRRTFLAASAGAASAGLAGCFGLLETQTAGQPPVLSDRPDAVYHPTHVEGMQMEDMGTDGDFAAAVMYSYPHRFWTVSGSAVTKHSIDSDDAAHIMVAVWDPETGVVVPDAGVSITVTKDDEVVSEEVIYPMLSQPMGFHYGANFALDGTARYTVEVDIGGLSGVRTTGSFEGRFEESASIDLGLSYSEAEKGNISYENTPDRAGDLTAVGAMTAMDMPLGIAPAADELPGTTVGTASSGDAQFVVQAVEADRFDAGTHLAVSPRTPYNGMLVPRLGLEATVTRDGETVFDEELDAVLDPELGYHYGTGLDALESGDEVALRVTIPPQVARHEGYETAFLSFEPMTLSVA; this is encoded by the coding sequence ATGCACAGACGCACGTTTCTCGCGGCTTCGGCGGGGGCCGCGAGCGCCGGGCTGGCCGGCTGTTTCGGTCTGCTGGAGACACAGACTGCCGGGCAGCCGCCGGTCCTCTCCGACCGCCCGGACGCCGTCTACCACCCCACGCACGTCGAGGGGATGCAGATGGAGGATATGGGCACGGACGGCGACTTCGCGGCCGCCGTGATGTACAGCTACCCGCACCGGTTCTGGACGGTCTCCGGCTCGGCGGTCACGAAGCACTCGATCGACTCCGACGACGCGGCCCACATCATGGTCGCGGTCTGGGACCCCGAGACCGGGGTCGTCGTCCCCGACGCCGGCGTCAGCATCACCGTCACGAAGGACGACGAGGTCGTCTCCGAGGAGGTCATCTACCCGATGCTCTCCCAGCCGATGGGCTTTCACTACGGGGCGAACTTCGCGCTCGACGGCACCGCGAGATACACCGTCGAGGTCGATATCGGCGGCCTGAGCGGCGTCCGGACGACCGGTTCGTTCGAGGGACGGTTCGAGGAGTCCGCGAGCATCGACCTCGGCCTCTCCTACAGCGAGGCCGAGAAGGGGAACATCTCCTACGAGAACACCCCGGACCGGGCGGGTGATCTGACCGCGGTCGGCGCGATGACGGCGATGGACATGCCGCTGGGGATCGCCCCGGCCGCCGACGAACTGCCGGGGACGACCGTCGGCACGGCCAGCTCCGGCGACGCGCAGTTCGTCGTGCAGGCGGTCGAGGCGGACCGGTTCGACGCGGGCACCCACCTCGCCGTCTCGCCGCGGACACCGTACAACGGGATGCTCGTCCCCCGGCTCGGGCTGGAGGCGACCGTTACCCGGGACGGCGAGACAGTCTTCGACGAGGAGCTCGACGCCGTCCTCGACCCCGAGCTCGGCTACCACTACGGCACCGGCCTCGACGCGCTGGAGTCAGGCGACGAGGTAGCGCTCCGGGTGACCATCCCGCCGCAGGTGGCCCGGCACGAGGGGTACGAGACCGCGTTCCTGTCGTTCGAGCCGATGACGCTGTCGGTCGCGTAA